Proteins encoded by one window of bacterium:
- a CDS encoding histidine--tRNA ligase has translation MRFKALSGFRDFFPDDLAVRRWIESAWHRSARSAGFQEIDGPVLESLELFTAKSGDEIAGQLYTFEDKGGRPVALRPEMTPTLARMVAARAGGLPKPIKWYCAPDFFRYEKPQRGRSRAFQQWNIDVVGSSEPAADAEVISVAVDALRILGLQDDDFGVRINDRRFLSRMLGSLEIGPDEEADVLAIIDKLERDPKAEGRLQDKLGESRARELLRWCESFPLDRAEELLPVLEACRDFGIGDCMQPDFRIVRGLAYYTGPVWEIFDRNRSLRAVAGGGRYDGLIKSLGGPDLPALGFGMGDVVLTELLREKGLIPETPPRLDVYVIPIGVDMLGPARQVVRQLRARGIASESPYVARNPGKVLRQADATGARRAVLVGPDEWADGKVVVKDLSSGDEQRLRVDEIV, from the coding sequence ATGCGTTTCAAGGCTCTGAGCGGCTTCCGGGACTTCTTTCCCGATGATCTTGCGGTGCGACGCTGGATCGAGTCGGCCTGGCACCGCTCTGCGCGCAGTGCAGGATTCCAGGAGATCGACGGACCCGTGCTCGAGTCGCTGGAACTGTTCACCGCGAAGTCGGGCGATGAAATTGCCGGCCAGTTGTACACCTTCGAAGACAAGGGTGGACGTCCGGTCGCTCTGCGACCCGAGATGACCCCGACACTCGCGCGCATGGTGGCGGCGCGTGCGGGCGGTCTGCCGAAGCCGATCAAGTGGTACTGCGCGCCGGATTTCTTCCGCTACGAAAAGCCCCAGCGCGGCCGGTCGCGGGCGTTTCAGCAGTGGAACATCGATGTGGTTGGCAGCAGTGAACCGGCCGCGGACGCCGAGGTCATTTCGGTTGCGGTGGATGCCCTGCGCATCCTGGGTCTCCAGGATGACGATTTTGGCGTGCGCATCAACGATCGCCGCTTCCTCTCGCGCATGCTCGGCTCACTCGAGATCGGCCCGGATGAGGAGGCCGATGTCCTGGCCATCATCGACAAGCTCGAACGCGACCCGAAAGCGGAAGGACGACTACAAGACAAGCTCGGAGAGTCGCGAGCTCGCGAACTCCTGCGCTGGTGCGAGAGCTTTCCACTGGATCGGGCCGAAGAACTGCTGCCGGTGCTCGAAGCGTGTCGCGATTTCGGCATTGGTGACTGCATGCAACCCGATTTCCGCATCGTGCGCGGACTTGCCTACTACACCGGTCCAGTCTGGGAGATCTTCGACCGCAATCGCAGTCTTCGAGCTGTTGCGGGCGGGGGGCGCTACGACGGCCTGATCAAGTCGTTGGGGGGACCCGATCTACCTGCGCTGGGTTTCGGCATGGGTGATGTCGTGCTTACCGAGTTGCTCCGAGAGAAGGGCCTGATTCCGGAAACTCCGCCGCGACTCGATGTCTACGTGATCCCGATCGGTGTCGATATGCTGGGCCCGGCGCGCCAGGTCGTGCGTCAGTTGCGCGCGCGCGGGATTGCCAGTGAATCGCCCTATGTGGCCCGGAATCCGGGAAAAGTCCTGCGCCAGGCAGATGCCACCGGTGCCCGACGCGCGGTGCTGGTCGGACCCGACGAATGGGCCGATGGCAAGGTCGTGGTCAAGGACCTGTCCTCCGGAGATGAGCAGAGACTGCGCGTCGACGAGATCGTCTGA
- a CDS encoding 2-oxoglutarate dehydrogenase E1 component, translating into MSDTEALSEDTASLFSGENGAWVEALYEDFILGRAEVPENWRLVFESLSPAGSVSHSSVRTAPNGETNPDLGAQSARTDAPNQNTGVVALVNAYRTHGHLIADLDPLGRRNQSEHPLLDPAEFGLSNEQMDRPTSFTGFHGLQDGTVGELLSALRHTFCGTFAVEFTEMREKERRDWLAERMEPTQNHPAFSNEERRRLLSQVVNAERFEQFLHKRFLGQKRFSLEGGESLIAVLDTIIEDGCELGCEEVVIAMAHRGRLNVMAHTMGMPYRAIMADFQASLMPANAQGAGDVKYHRSYSTDRRTRCGRGIHLSLCPNPSHLEWINPVAEGMVRAKQNFRGDTERKSVIPVQIHGDSAFTGQGIVPETLALSELDNFWTGGTVHLIVNNQIGFTTLPEDYRFTRHPSDMAKVIQAPVFHVNADDPEACVHAAKLAIEFRQRFREDVIIDMVCYRRHGHNEGDDPSYTQPLLYQQIRKHPTIARTYTDRLMRDGVVDQSSVEKLEEEQNQRLENAQEESSIHVQLEGSEGYHGLWSALEQDAEPVEGPTQVSREVVDSVGKALSSFPEGFTPHPKIKKMLLQRSEAIAAGRGIDWGAGEALAFGSLLMEGTTIRLTGQDAERGTFGHRHAVVHDVENGDHHLSIKKLAANKARFIICNSMLSEAAVLGFEYGYSTVDPGRLVVWEAQFGDFANTAQPIIDQFIASGEKKWSRSSGLVMLLPHGYEGQGPEHSSARPERFLQLCAEDNIQVVNLTTPAQYFHALRRQIHRSIRKPLIVMSPKSLLRHPAASSKAEEFTHGSFSRVIDDPAYEPGGRDPQETRRVVLCTGKVFYSLLTAREDSGFEDVALIRVEQLNPFPFDEIEHVLSRYSARDVIWVQEEPWNMGYWSFVHERLLRALPKGKRIRYTGAQESASPATGSYRIHEEQQAEFIREAFAKRQRKKV; encoded by the coding sequence ATCTCGGATACCGAGGCTCTTTCTGAAGACACCGCGAGCCTGTTCAGCGGCGAAAACGGTGCCTGGGTCGAGGCCCTGTACGAGGACTTCATTCTCGGCCGCGCGGAAGTGCCCGAGAACTGGCGGCTCGTCTTCGAGTCCCTGAGCCCAGCGGGCAGCGTCTCACATAGCAGCGTCCGGACCGCACCCAACGGCGAGACGAATCCCGATCTCGGCGCGCAGAGCGCGAGAACGGACGCACCCAACCAGAACACGGGCGTGGTGGCGCTGGTCAATGCCTATCGGACTCACGGCCACCTGATTGCAGATCTGGATCCGCTCGGACGCCGCAACCAGAGCGAGCACCCACTGCTCGACCCGGCGGAGTTCGGCCTGAGCAATGAGCAGATGGACCGGCCCACGAGCTTCACTGGCTTCCACGGGCTGCAGGACGGCACGGTCGGCGAGTTGCTCTCAGCCCTGCGCCACACCTTCTGCGGCACCTTCGCGGTCGAGTTCACTGAGATGCGCGAAAAGGAGCGACGCGACTGGCTCGCGGAGCGCATGGAGCCCACACAGAATCACCCCGCGTTTTCGAACGAGGAGCGACGTCGACTGCTCAGCCAGGTCGTCAACGCGGAGCGCTTCGAGCAATTCCTGCACAAGCGGTTCCTGGGGCAGAAGCGCTTCTCCCTGGAGGGTGGAGAATCCCTGATTGCCGTACTCGACACGATCATCGAAGACGGCTGTGAGCTGGGTTGCGAAGAAGTCGTCATTGCCATGGCGCATCGCGGCCGGCTCAACGTCATGGCCCACACCATGGGCATGCCTTATCGCGCGATCATGGCCGACTTCCAGGCCTCTCTCATGCCGGCCAACGCCCAGGGCGCGGGAGACGTGAAGTACCACCGCAGTTACTCGACCGATCGGCGCACGCGCTGCGGTCGCGGGATCCACCTGTCGCTTTGTCCCAATCCGAGCCACCTGGAATGGATCAATCCCGTCGCCGAGGGGATGGTCCGCGCGAAGCAGAACTTCCGCGGCGATACCGAGCGCAAGAGCGTGATCCCGGTCCAGATCCACGGCGATTCCGCGTTCACGGGCCAGGGGATCGTACCCGAGACGCTCGCCCTGTCCGAACTCGACAACTTCTGGACCGGTGGCACGGTCCACTTGATCGTGAACAACCAGATCGGCTTCACGACCCTCCCGGAAGACTACCGTTTCACCCGCCATCCCTCCGACATGGCCAAGGTGATTCAGGCACCGGTCTTCCACGTGAATGCCGACGATCCGGAAGCCTGTGTGCATGCCGCCAAGCTGGCGATCGAATTCCGACAGCGATTCCGCGAAGACGTGATCATCGACATGGTCTGCTACCGGCGCCATGGACACAATGAAGGCGACGATCCTTCGTACACGCAGCCCCTTCTGTACCAGCAGATCAGGAAACACCCGACGATCGCCAGGACCTACACCGATCGCCTGATGCGGGATGGCGTGGTGGATCAGAGCAGTGTCGAGAAACTGGAAGAAGAACAGAACCAGCGACTCGAGAATGCTCAAGAGGAGAGTTCAATCCACGTGCAACTGGAGGGTTCAGAGGGTTACCACGGTCTCTGGTCTGCTCTGGAGCAGGATGCCGAACCCGTGGAAGGGCCCACCCAGGTTTCCCGTGAAGTCGTCGACTCGGTGGGCAAGGCACTTTCGAGTTTTCCAGAGGGTTTCACTCCGCATCCAAAAATCAAGAAGATGCTCTTACAGCGCAGTGAAGCGATCGCAGCGGGCCGCGGAATCGATTGGGGAGCGGGTGAGGCTCTGGCATTCGGTTCGCTTCTGATGGAAGGCACCACCATCCGTTTGACCGGACAGGATGCGGAGCGCGGAACCTTCGGACACCGTCACGCAGTCGTACACGATGTGGAAAACGGCGACCACCACCTCTCGATCAAGAAGCTGGCGGCGAACAAGGCCCGCTTCATCATCTGCAACAGCATGCTCTCCGAGGCGGCGGTACTCGGTTTCGAATACGGCTATAGCACGGTCGACCCGGGCCGCCTCGTCGTCTGGGAAGCCCAGTTCGGAGACTTCGCGAATACCGCGCAGCCCATCATCGATCAGTTCATCGCGAGTGGCGAAAAGAAGTGGAGTCGCTCCAGCGGACTGGTCATGCTGCTCCCACACGGATACGAAGGTCAGGGGCCGGAGCACTCCAGTGCGCGCCCCGAGCGCTTCCTGCAACTCTGCGCAGAGGACAATATCCAGGTAGTGAATCTGACTACACCGGCACAGTACTTCCACGCGCTGCGCCGACAGATTCATCGGAGCATTCGCAAACCGCTGATCGTAATGTCTCCCAAGAGTCTTCTGCGCCACCCGGCCGCGTCATCCAAAGCCGAGGAATTCACTCACGGAAGCTTCAGTCGTGTGATCGACGACCCGGCGTACGAACCGGGCGGACGGGACCCTCAGGAAACACGGCGCGTGGTCCTGTGCACCGGCAAGGTGTTCTACTCACTCCTGACCGCACGCGAAGATTCCGGTTTCGAAGACGTCGCGCTCATACGCGTCGAGCAACTCAATCCATTTCCGTTCGACGAAATTGAGCATGTGCTGTCGCGTTATTCGGCGCGGGACGTCATCTGGGTTCAGGAAGAACCCTGGAACATGGGGTACTGGTCGTTCGTCCACGAGCGCCTCCTGAGAGCCTTGCCTAAGGGCAAGCGCATCCGCTACACCGGCGCTCAGGAATCCGCCAGTCCGGCCACGGGCTCCTATCGCATCCACGAAGAGCAACAAGCCGAGTTCATCCGCGAGGCCTTCGCGAAGCGACAACGCAAGAAAGTGTAG
- the hslO gene encoding Hsp33 family molecular chaperone HslO, which translates to MPVDSSEMVRTLSADGGVAIRALVGTPLVAEAARRHGTAPTASAALGRALMGSVLLAAAAEDDETLQLQFRGDGPLGQTTAIADNQGRARGYVHDPSAHPPPRGGKLDVGAAVGKGVLAVVRYHPSWREPYTGIVPIVSGEVAEDLVHYLRESEQVQAALALGVFVGATHEIEAAGGFLVQALPGASDETLSILENTIRELPSASELVGAGASADDMVDRLLFGIGSGERQRSAPVFHCACDRDRVLSAVVLLGASEVREIALQEGDLEVRCEFCAEIYAIDPDEIGSLILDS; encoded by the coding sequence ATGCCGGTCGATTCCAGCGAGATGGTGCGCACGCTTTCCGCCGATGGCGGCGTGGCGATCCGCGCGCTGGTCGGTACACCGCTGGTCGCCGAGGCGGCGCGCCGCCACGGGACCGCTCCGACCGCGAGTGCAGCACTGGGGCGCGCTCTCATGGGCTCGGTGTTGCTCGCCGCTGCGGCGGAGGATGACGAAACCCTGCAGCTTCAGTTTCGCGGTGACGGACCTCTGGGCCAGACGACCGCGATCGCAGACAACCAGGGGCGGGCTCGCGGCTACGTGCACGATCCCTCGGCACATCCGCCTCCGCGCGGGGGCAAGCTCGATGTGGGGGCTGCGGTCGGGAAAGGCGTGCTGGCCGTGGTGCGTTACCACCCATCGTGGCGCGAGCCGTACACCGGTATCGTCCCGATCGTGTCGGGCGAGGTTGCGGAAGATCTCGTCCACTATCTGCGCGAGAGTGAGCAGGTCCAGGCAGCACTGGCGCTCGGAGTGTTCGTGGGTGCGACCCATGAGATCGAGGCGGCCGGTGGCTTTCTCGTGCAAGCGCTTCCCGGCGCATCGGACGAGACGCTCAGCATTCTGGAAAACACGATTCGCGAGTTGCCCAGCGCCAGTGAGCTGGTCGGGGCCGGCGCCAGTGCCGATGACATGGTCGATCGATTGCTGTTCGGTATCGGTTCGGGAGAACGGCAGCGCAGCGCGCCGGTCTTTCACTGCGCCTGTGACCGCGATCGCGTTCTGAGTGCGGTCGTGCTCCTGGGTGCGAGTGAAGTTCGGGAAATCGCCCTGCAGGAGGGTGACCTCGAAGTGCGTTGCGAGTTCTGTGCGGAAATCTACGCCATCGACCCAGACGAAATCGGGTCGCTGATTCTGGATTCCTAG